The following is a genomic window from Engraulis encrasicolus isolate BLACKSEA-1 chromosome 13, IST_EnEncr_1.0, whole genome shotgun sequence.
CCAATTTATTTGAATAGTATCATATCTGTTCATGAACCTGCCACAGATCTGTGGGCATATGTGTAGGTGTTGTGGATGTTGTTTAATAGTTAATAGACTGAGGATCAAAGTCAATATCTCACATTATTTTCTCTAATAGCGTTTTTGCTGTATTTTTCTTCCTGTGAACAACATGTCCGTGGTAAGGGAAGGGAGAAGGCAAACCTGTTGAGCTGCCAGTAACCAGCATGCCGAGTTTAATTCTCTTTGCAGAGAAAAGTAACAGTGATATTCAACATGGCACTAAATTACAATGTTTTCTATTTTAATTAAACAATGTTGATAATATGGattgtaataaataataataaataataataattaaaaaaatgatatatatatatatatatatatatatattagtgatGTCAGCAATagtcgattcggcaatgcaatgcaatgcggggcatggacaattaaattcaatgcggcaagttccagaatcgatgcggcaaattaaagtttcaattacttccgtggatatttcagcaaatgaatgttaaattaaataaaagcacttcaatgttgaaaactgcaagactgatacagaaaactgccaattaaatgttgctcagtatctgactcatgactgatgaaacatttgctttgctttcagtagaaatgtaatgcattgcaatgcattgtagaattgaatcgaatcgaatcgctacctcccgtatcgtaattgaatcgaatcgtgagggcagtgccaatgcacaccaccatatatatatatatatatatatatatatatatatatatatatatatatatatatatacatatacacacacacacacacacacacacacacacacacacacacacacacacatgatgctgCCCTTTACTTTCAGAGGAGAagaggtacagtactgtactgtgagTGATCGCCACTAATGGGCATCACAGTTTCTCATTAAAAATTGATAGACCTCATTTGCAATTGAAAAGGACCCTGGTTTGATGTTCACACAACAAACCGTAAACCGTTGGTTGATTTGTACAGTGATCTCTTTTTTTGTCTAAGGTCTGCTTAGTGACAGTATATCTTTACATTGTATGGGAGATTAGACTGTGTAGACCTGTATGAAGTAGGGTATTTTGTGTTCTTGTTGACAAAGAATGTACTTTGTGAATGGAAAATATGTGCAATATCGCTGTTCAAGTCTGTTGCTCCAAAATATCTTGCTATGCATATATACAGTTGGCTACATATGCACAATtatgacaatatatatatatatatatattgtatatatatatacaattatGTCATCCATTCAGTTAATATTCCCTTCTGGGGTAACATAAGACTGTCTAGCCTGGGTGGGCTCCAATCTCTCACAGGGTAAACGCTGTTCCCTGCCCCACTTGTCAGAATAGTGCCCTACTGTCCTACTGTACTGATATTACTGTGCAATAATATCACTCTCCCTTTAGATCCATGAAACACCTCTTTGATTATGAAGATTGATCTGAAAACAGAATTAAAAAACAACagctgactgttttttttttaaagtatgacCAGTACATAGCTTCACATTAATGTATTCATTCGTGTGACGAAAGGTCATTCGTGATGAAATGCTAAAATCAAATTGAACACTGCCAATATTACATCAGCGTTGCCAAggacatgtttttcttttttttgtaatgcaAATCACCACTTGCACTTGAATTTGGTAATGCAGAGTAACACCCACTTAAAGCAGCAGAGGTCAGTTTCCACAGCACTAATGGAACTCAGGAGAGCAAGTCCATTACTCAATATTATGGTTTTAttacaaagcaagctttcacatttcaagtgcatttattcacatTCTTACCAGCCAATAACAACAGTACGTCATTACAAGTCTTTCAGTGATgcaccacacaaacatacagtaaacctTCAAAAATGTGATTTTAAGAGATCTGTGAGCTGTAGCATTTAAAGCTAAATGTGGTGCTTTCCAGtagtcttttttttcttacaaCAACAGTTCAAAATATTTAATTTCCAGACAACCCAAAAACACAATGTAAACACAACAGTAACAAATCACCTAATTCTTGACCTTTTTCAGGCTTTACAAAGAGGCAGTGTAAACACAAAAGTTGAGAAGTGTTGGGTGTATAGTTCAATTCAATGTCTATGAATACCAATGAATCTTGAGGTACTGTACTTGGTCCTATGGTACTTTCTCATTCCTCAGCATCATTTCATAAAGTGGAGGGCCTCACACTGAACAACAGATCCACGGCTGCTGTCTAGGCTCGTGAGGAGCCGGAAACCTCCCCTAAGAGCCAGCAGCACCGTCTCGAGTTTGAGGCACTCCAGCGTGCACAAGAAGGTACTGTCTTCTTTCAACACCAGCCTGGACCCCATTTCGGACTTGATGAAGTGTCGGAACTGGATGACGTTGGACGACACCGCAAACTCCTCGGGGAAGTCGTCCAGCCGGCTCTTGGAGATCTGCACCAGCCGGCCCTTCACCCTCTCGATGAAGCTGGTGTCACTGCAGTAGACCTTGAGGCCGTGCGCGCGGTCGTGGCTGTCCGTTACCTCCAGGAAGGCGCCCTCGCGTCCGGCCGCCTGCTTCTGCTCCCAGTCCGACGTGGCCTCCGTCAGCTCCGGCAGCCGGTAGAAGTCGGCCTCTTTCTGCAGCAGCCCGATCTCCTTGAAGTCGTCCGGGATCAGCAGCTCGCCCAGGCGCAGGAAGTTGAGGATGTGGCGGAAGATGGGGCCGTCCCGGTCGATGAAGGCGTTGCCCATGGAGTCCACGTGTTGCACGGGCCTCTTCCCGCTGCTCAACTCCTCTAACAGGGAGCCGGGGTACTTGGCCAGGGTCTGTCTCTGGGTGGCGTACAGGTAGCCTCCTACATTGAGGGTGATTGTGCCCGAGGTGGATTTCTTGAAGCTCTTACTGGGCTGCAGCAGGTCGGGGTTGATTTGTCTGAGTTCACTCTCCATCCTTCTGAGGTTCCATTCCATGCCGCGCCGCGCCGCACAACCCCCCTGCCTAGTGGAACGCGTGCTTTGCGCCCGATCGATGGAGAACGCGAGCAGCGCAGTCAAGTGGAGCTGGCATTGAGCAAGAGCGCACAAGCGAATGCTGCCAGCACTTAGCGAAAAAGCCTTTCTCAGTCTCAGCTTCTAACACCGTGGGGTGGGCTTGCctccgtcagtgtgtgtgtgtgtgtgtggttgtgcgtgcgcATGAAAGGGAGGAGTGGGATGGAgcggtgaggaggagggaggggaggggggcggtTAGCGGGATAAGTGGGAGGAGGTGAGTGCACAAGCCaagcttttctctctctgcatgctgcctgcctgctctccTGAAAAAAAAAGCGTGTTTTTTTAATCACCTCTCCAGCCTTTCTGCACATTCTGGGCAATTAGCAGCTTAGTCACCGATGAAAAAGGTGATTCAGTTGGGGGGTAGTAGCACATGAAcatgcagatcacacacacacacaacaaagataacaagtggtgtttgtgtgtgtgtgtgtgtgtgtgtgcatgtgcgtgtgtgtgcatgtatgtctgtaaaaGTGTTAAGAGAAAAAGAATATGCTAATGGAAACATGAAGAGTGGCTGAGAGACGATCTATGTTGCCACCTGCAAGAGTTATTGTCTGATACTGTCATCAACAGTGATTGCTAAGGACTGTTGTCGCTCAAGTACGAACACATTCTTTGAGTGGATGATGTGCTTATTCAAATGATTAAAATGCTCTTTTTAACTGTAAGCTGGTCTTCATGGGAAACTTCAGTTTCATCTACAAAAAAGTACTTTTCTTATCGCAATGTTTTTCGTAATGCTTTTCATTTGTGAATTTAAGTAAACTGCACCAGATAACCATCAGTGGAATTCGAATACATTGTCCATGAGACCAGAGAGATGTGTATTGTGTTTGGCGTAGGGGGGGCAGTCCATGTCTCAACACCATTTAAGCCTTCTGGGGGTGAATTGTAAACTAGCACGCTTAAAAATAGCACATTTTTTAATAGAATCTGACAGTGAGTGAGCTGCCTTTCTTTGTCACTTGTTTCCACACCAGATACATTGCTAATGtcttttagggctgtaacgatacactcaactcacgattcggttcctATCGCGATCTTtgggggaacatgagggtgaatgaGCTTTTCATTTTGagcttttttcattatttttctatatgtccGGGTCAAATTGCACTGTTgagaaagttactcaaaaaatgtaatgcactacttattacatgttactgtcattaaaaagtaatgccttacattacaacattacttttttttaaaagtaaggcattacactacttttgcattacttttagttactttatccaaaatgactggaaataaggatttggcaatctacagtgcaaatctatgaggtggcatgactttcacctgccatccacaagtcgttttggaagcctgcagactgaaaaccaacattttcaggaattgcatcttacccacatacaatattgattcaccaaaataatgattaatcctttctcttcttaccacaccttaggcctaccatgcacaccagcgccgtttaaaaaaaaatctattacggacgcatgcagcagcacttggctgaaacataaagccacctcactgcactacgagtttgaaaattattattgataaaagagcagatgcatgcattgctacagtaggcccattttgaatattaattatatagcctacagcacaccggggaaaatgtcttatcaacgaacgaaattataggcgaaaacATGATTacgaggataccagccagtcagtttgcaagctcgtgacTCGCCTGAATTATGTGACTTTGTGccgagatcagtttgtcactcactcacaactatTATTCTTTACGCGCTCTCAGTCAGCAtcgcggccagcatattctgcgactttgcgcaaacagctacttctattcatgcaactattgcgctggaatttacagtgataggctacagagtgatgcaatgACAGCAAGCcttttcaatttcactacttaGACAGGCGaacatataatattttatttcaaatggatttatttcaattttagtgatgtttagttgaacaaaagtgaggggggtgcaacgtactcatccccccgtcggataccctgccgtgtcccgtgagaatgggatgcatcccctcctttcctgactaatttggtggtgctatggcacctcttcaaatcgtcaaattgtttgtaggctactgtttttcgacgtggaacgcggcttgggtttcaagtacagtgtgcatttaactgaaatgttcttgccgtccttattttcaatgaagtcaaaagAGTGGgtatatacccatcttgaaaacgagcaagctggatcttctggatcggtcatcctttgtcagcctgccatttcgagagacgaagcatgaaagaggaagcaatgttctgcgtggaactttaaattCTCTGCGcggatctcgcggtgatccgcgaacattgtataaagaaaacaaaatacccacacaaaatgtaggtgaaaaaatgcgttgtaatgtgcaagttacttgcattgtaacgaggacatattaccgatttttccccctgtaatcagttacattactgagttactcaaaaatgtaatgcattacagtaattagttacttttgtaactcgttactcccaacactgtcaaattgacccaaacaccttctatgtaaccaaaacacaaACATCTTACAAGGGTTAAGCTTGGAAGctccatcacttcatatcatatggttgttttctggcctgataggaaacaaaactttgaaagggcgcatcatgattctgcctccttgtatcgcgatacagtatcgtgactctgtgtatcacgatttctccttttgatacaatatcgttacagccctaatgtttTTGCGAGTCTGGGCTATACGTAGTTAGTTACACAAGCCTCTCTGACATCTGAGAGTGCTGTCCCCTAAAACATGACAGACTGTCAATCACCTCAGAGATTCCTACAAGCTATTGCCATTTTTATTAATGTCAAGCTGTTGGCAAAACTGCTGGACATGGTAAGATTATTTTTGAATTTTTAGAGAGAATACACACATGGGGGTCACTTGCAAATAAATAAGACTTGTATACACCAATTGTTTATGTATTAAAACAGGTTTCTTAAGTTAACTAGCACAGCTCTCATATTCAGCTAGTTTTGATTGATGCGTTTATGGAAAATACTAACGATTCAATTGCCATTGTGGATTGGACTGTCACTAATTACACTATGCAAAAAACATCGGCCCTCACTCAGGTCTGGCAATGACTCGTTGATCTGGATGTCTTCAGCAAACATTTTGGAGAATTTCCAGTGAGCAAGCATCAAAAGAGCCTTTTTTTTGAGACAATGACCATGTAGTCCATCTTGGAGTGCATGTGTGTCGTCATGTGATTTGAGCATGGGCATGTGCACCTCCCCCATTCTCTTCTACCTCTGCGTCAATGGTGACAGCAGTCTTCGGTCATATGTTTTCCTCAGTCAACTTCTAAATTTACCCTTCCTTCTAGCGTTATCAGCGGTGGCTGTCAGGTTTTTGTAATCTCGTTTTGTGATTTGCCTTGtacattttttttcccctttgtgtgTCCTTTATGATTGGATGAAGGAATATAGATAGGCATAACAAGATACAGTATGTAATAGTAGCTCAATGTCAGCCAGAGAAATGTGGGGATCCATTCTGGAGCAGGCCGTTAACATGACTGACATTTTGTACAGTATGCCTCGTGGCTTTGgactggtgggggtgggggctatTTTATGCCTACTGCATCAAAGGGGAATTGAGAATCCCCTCCCTTGGGTTAGTGTGGTTCCAAGAAGTGAGTTGTCATGACGAATCATGCAAAATCTATGTAGTTCCTCAAGATGAGTCCCAGCACTCTACAGACACACAGTATTGGACCATTTTCTGACATGTTGTTCAGGCTCCGCTCATACCACGATTATtcttaccagtccatcactgttacttgtcttgtcttgcactttatgtcagtctgtaaaatgtcagtcttgtatgtgtccatgtcctggcatggtatagagagacaatgtaatttaattttccttgtatgacttgtgcatatgaaagtgacaatgaaagctgacttgacttgatcaggCTCTATCTAAATTAGTGTTTTTCAGAGGGGGCTCCACAGCCCTtcggggggcattggggagccatgggggtgggggggttgaaaaggatacagctgacaggggggatggtgtcttagttgccattggggggcattactcaatttttttaatactaacgcGGGTGTTGGTAGACTtctgatgaagtcaagggggttgagaaccactggtgtaaacgAATGGCAAGTCATATGCACTCTCTTACCACACGAATTGAAATCTGTAATGAAAATGTTATTTTAATGGCCCAACATACAGTTCTTTGTCATATAGGTTATTTTGATGGTGTTCAGCCTATGTACAGTGCTTTACTACACAACATATTAAGTACATCGAAGTATAATGCTGCAGCATTAATTGATTGCATATTTTTGTTTCATATAGTTAGTTTATAGTCAACAGATGGTGGGCTCGTTGAACAGTGTCGCCATGCATTTCTATGGAGGACGTCTCTGTGCTACAACTCCTCTTTAAGAAAGTCTACCATCTACCATCTTAGCTTCGGTTTGTATTGTGGGTTTCCTTGCGTTCCTTTGGTTCCTTCGCTGTGTTTGACTCATAAAGTGTTTGTTTGAGTCTGCATACCAATGAGACTGAATGTTGGCCACAGCAGAGCTGGACAACAAAAATGTGACAGTTCTGCCAAACACAAATCTTCTGGACAATAAAAACGTGACAGTCGTGCCTAACACAAATCTTCTATCTGAAATGAGATGGAACTCGCACCTCCTTGAGTCACTCTCTTGCAGCCTTTACATTTGATAATGCCTTTCAGATAGGTAGAATTACACAGTCTTCCTGTTGGTCTAATGCTGGCCACTTTATGATCCCTTCCAGACTTATCTTATTTAGGACTATTACTGCtatcatcactgtgtgtgtgtgtgtgtgtgtgtgtgtgtgtgtgtgtgtgtgcgtgcgtgcgtgcgtgcgtgcgtgcgtgcgtgcgtgcgtgcgtgcgtgcgtgcgtgcgcgcgcgcgcgtgcgtgtgcaagtgtgtgtgcgcacgtgcgtgtgtgcatgcgtgagtgtgtgtgggcactaTCTCACGTGCATCCCTGACAATTGGTACCATACGGCAGCCTTCAGAGCTGGTGTATGaatgtggggatgtgtgtgtgtgtgtcgtgtgtatgtgtatttttcttctctcttctctttctttcatctcaagcacattgaatgacagttatgtatgataataca
Proteins encoded in this region:
- the kctd4 gene encoding BTB/POZ domain-containing protein KCTD4, which codes for MEWNLRRMESELRQINPDLLQPSKSFKKSTSGTITLNVGGYLYATQRQTLAKYPGSLLEELSSGKRPVQHVDSMGNAFIDRDGPIFRHILNFLRLGELLIPDDFKEIGLLQKEADFYRLPELTEATSDWEQKQAAGREGAFLEVTDSHDRAHGLKVYCSDTSFIERVKGRLVQISKSRLDDFPEEFAVSSNVIQFRHFIKSEMGSRLVLKEDSTFLCTLECLKLETVLLALRGGFRLLTSLDSSRGSVVQCEALHFMK